In Rattus norvegicus strain BN/NHsdMcwi chromosome 3, GRCr8, whole genome shotgun sequence, a genomic segment contains:
- the LOC120101542 gene encoding uncharacterized protein LOC120101542 gives MHKAIYFISNLLLLNSFSTLQTEYLVLRLNPKEGQESPPEPRVTLKVGGQPVTFLVDTGAQHSVLTQASGQLSDRTAWVQGATGEKQYRWTTDRRVQLATGKVTHSFLHVPDCPYPLLGRDLLTKLKAQIHFEEGGAQITGPHGTPLQVLTLQLEDEYRLYELGQDKPQSQEIGTWVTNFPLAWAETGGMGLALQQPPLIIQLKATATPVSIKQYPLSHEAYQGIRPHITRLLDQGILVPCRSPWNTPLLPVKKPGTGDYRPVQDLREVNKRVEDIHPTVPNPYNLLSTLPPTHTWYTVLDLKDAFFCLRLSPKSQPLFAFEWKDPEVGLSGQLTWTRLPQGFKNSPTLFDEALHRDLADFRVQHPTLILLQYVDDLLLAATSETACQQGTESLLQTLGQLGYRASAKKAQICQTQVTYLGYQLRDGQRWLTPARRQTVAGIPAPKNGRQLREFLGTAGFCRLWIPGFAEMAAPLYPLTKPGVLFQWGPEQQKAFENIKQALLSSPALGLPDITKPFELFIDEKQGYAKGVLTQRLGPWKRPVAYLSKKLDPVASGWPPCLRMVAAIAVLIKDAGKLTLGQPLTILAPHAVEALVKQPPDRWLSNSRMTHYQALLLDAERVQFGPVVALNPATLLPLPEEAEQHDCLQILAEVHGTRPDLSDQPLQNADHTWYTDGSSFLAEGERKAGAAVTTEDKVIWAKALPAGTSAQRAELIALTQALKMAKGHQKGHNPEARGNRLADATAREVAMSKQILPLNSPDQPTPPPVGQTSWVYAHEDIELLEKMGAIYHPQLKQWVYKGKTVMPIKMTFELISFLHKLTHLGFKKMKTLLDREEINLWFLNRDKAIQKVTESCKACAQVNPGRTMIGQGVRPRGHRPGIHWEIDFTEIKPGMYGYKYLLVFVDTFSGWVEAFPTKHETAKMVTKKLLEEIFPRYGMPQALGSDNGPAFVSHVSQLVAKLLGIDWKLHCAYRPQSSGQVERMNRTIKETLSKLTLATGSKDWVTLLPLVLYRARNTPGPHGLTPFEIMYGAPPPFVHFFDSNIADFTDSPSLRAHLQALQIVQKDVWRPLAAAYQDELEHPVVPHPFQIGDTVWVRRHQTKNLEPRWKGPYTVLLTTPTALKVDGVAAWIHASHVKAVRSEELTNHNTTPQTWRVQRTPNPLKLKLLRGSS, from the exons agggccaggagtccccccctgagcccagggtaacgcttaaagttggggggcagccggttactttcctggtagacacaggagcccagcattcagtcctcactcaagcttcaggacaactcagcgaccggacggcctgggtacaaggagctactggtgagaaacaataccgatggactacggaccgccgggttcagctggctaccggtaaggtgacccattccttcttacatgttccggactgcccgtaccctctgctgggccgtgacctgctcaccaaactaaaagcacaaattcattttgaggaaggaggggcccaaataactggcccccacggaactccccttcaagttctaaccctacaattagaggatgaatatagactatatgaactgggacaggacaagccacaatcccaaGAAATAggcacttgggtcacgaattttccactggcttgggcagagactggtgggatggggttggcgctccaacagccccccttaattatacagttaaaggccactgcaactccagtctccataaaacaataccctctgtcacatgaagcttatcaaggcataaggcctcacattacgaggcttctggatcaaggcatcctagttccctgccggtcgccttggaatacgcctcttctgcctgtaaagaaacccggcactggagattataggccagtacaagacttgagagaggtcaacaagagggtagaagatattcatccgactgttccaaacccttacaatttgctcagtacactgccccctacacatacttggtatacggtTTTGGACCTGAAAGATGCCTTCTTTTGCCTCCGGCTGAGCCCGAAAAGCCAACCCTTATTTGCCTTTGAGTGGAAAGACCCTGAAGTAGGGCTTTCAGGACAATTAACTTGGACAAGACTGCCTCAAGGGTTTaaaaacagcccaacgctctttgatgaggccttacatCGGGACTTAGCTGACTTTAGGGTTCAGCATCCCACCCTCATACTCCTGCAATATGTAGATGACCTCCTCCTAGCGGCCACTTCTGAAACTGCATGCCAACAGGGAACTGAATCCCTCTTACAGACTTTGGGACAATTGGGCTACCGAGCCTCTGCCAaaaaggctcaaatttgccagacccaggttacttatttaggctaCCAGCTACGGGATGGACAGCGATGGCTGACCCCGGCCAGGAGACAGACTGTGGCCGGCATCCCTGCCCCCAAGAATGGCCGACAGCTACGAGAGTTCTTGGGGACAGCGGGATTCTgccgcctctggattcctgggtttgctgaaATGGCAGCCCCTTTGTACCCCCTCACTAAACcgggggtgctcttccagtggggaccAGAGCagcaaaaagcatttgaaaacatcaaacaggccttattgtcctcccctgccttgggtctccctGATATTACCAAACCTtttgaactgttcatcgatgagaaacaggggtatgctaaaggggtcctaacacaaaggttgggaccctggaaacgccctgtagcctacctgtctaagaaattggaccctgtggcctccggctggccaccgtgcctaaggatggtggctgctattgctgtcctgatcaaggatgctggaaaattgactttgggacagccactcaccatcctagcaccccacgcagtggaggccttggtaaagcagcccccagaccgctggctctctaattcccgcatgacccactaccaagccttgttactggatgcagaacgggttcagtttgggcccgtagtcgccctcaatcctgccaccttgcttcctctaccagaggaggcagaacaacatgactgcctacaaatcctcgcagaagtacatggaaccaggccggacctatcggaccagcctcttcagaatgctgaccacacatggtacacggatggcagcagcttcttggcagagggagagcgaaaggctggagctgcggtcactacggaggacaaagtaaTTTGGgcaaaagccctgcctgctggtacctccgcacaacgggctgaactcatcgccttgactcaggcgctcaagatggcaaaag gacaccagaaggggcacaacccagaggcacgaggaaaccggctggccgatgccacggcgcgagaagtggccatgagcaaacaaatcttacccttaaatagcccagaccaacccacgcccccaccagtgggacaaaccagttgggtttatgcccatgaggacatagagctcctagaaaaaatgggggccatctaccaccctcaactaaaacagtgggtctacaaaggaaagacagttatgccaataaaaatgacttttgaattgatctcttTTTTAcacaaattaacccatttggggtttaagaagatgaaaaccttactagatcgggaagagataaatctgtggtttttgaatcgggacaaagcgatacaaaaggtgactgagagttgcaaagcgtgcgctcaggttaacccgggaaggaccatgattggacaaggagttcgtcctaggggacaccgtcccggcatccattgggaaattgattttactgaaattaaaccaggtatgtatggatacaagtatctcctagtgtttgtagacaccttctcaggatgggtcgaagccttccccacaaagcacgagactgcaaaaatggtcaccaagaagctcctcgaggaaatctttcccaggtatggcatgcctcaagcgttggggtcggacaacgggcccgctttcgtctcccacgtaagtcagttggtggccaaattgctggggattgattggaaattacattgtgcctatagaccccagagttcaggtcaggtagaacgcatgaatagaacaattaaggagactttatccaaacttacgcttgcaactggctcaaaggattgggtgaccctccttcccctagttctctatcgggcccggaataccccgggcccccatggtctaactccttttgaaataatgtatggagcaccacccccatttgtccatttctttgattcaaacattgctgatttcactgacagcccttctctgagggcccatttacaggccctacagattgtgcagaaagacgtctggagacctttggccgctgcttaccaggacgagcttgagcatccggtggtgccacacccgttccagattggagacaccgtgtgggtgcgcagacaccagaccaagaatctcgagccacggtggaaaggaccctacaccgtcctcctgactaccccgaccgccctaaaggtagacggagtcgcggcttggatccacgcatcacacgtcaaggcagtccggtctgaggaattgactaatcacaacactacaccccagacatggagagttcagcgcactccaaaccccttaaagttaaaactcctacgtggctcctcctag